A section of the Spirosoma pollinicola genome encodes:
- a CDS encoding RagB/SusD family nutrient uptake outer membrane protein, translating to MRSKFVNYINRALLCGIALTGPFGCTEFLKEQAPSNLTPDSFYTIPDHAEAALASTYASLRFMGDGAGIFSSNWQLLEALTGTSTTETAQNSDLNNLYGLVHDGNTAHVVNYWNGLYRVIANANQVIEKVPGITPMDAAQKTKIIGEARFLRASAYFTAVRLWGNIPLITKPQTAASDDFLPARAAQEDVYKVIVDDLLVAEAAGLAWMDASGRVNLAAVKTQLAKVYLTMAGFPLSKGASHYKLAADKALEVITYANANPSTINLFTTYDDVHRESTENRVEHLFMLQYNTTVAGNPMDNFFPNFKPVTYNGPGGTGSSVPTAAFYNSYEPGDLRTKDQAGYFYTTYFTNGNGAPFALGAPYVFKHFNRTANGTAGVAGSRQNNLNVPQIRFAETLLIYAEAQNEVGSPTQAAYDAFKRIRDRATLTTPALGAYTQATFREAVWRERWRELCYEQITWFDMVRLRKVYNEKTNGFDNFVGHINLSSNQALQEKHLLLPLPKQELLNNPNLKTQNPGYPGV from the coding sequence ATGAGAAGCAAATTTGTAAACTATATAAATCGGGCACTACTCTGCGGCATCGCTCTGACAGGCCCTTTCGGTTGCACCGAGTTTCTAAAAGAGCAGGCCCCATCAAACCTGACGCCGGATAGTTTTTACACTATCCCTGACCATGCCGAAGCCGCTTTGGCGTCTACTTATGCCAGCCTGCGGTTCATGGGTGATGGAGCGGGTATCTTCTCCAGCAACTGGCAGCTGCTTGAAGCCCTGACCGGTACATCCACCACCGAAACGGCGCAGAACTCCGACCTTAATAACCTCTATGGATTGGTTCATGACGGCAACACCGCCCACGTGGTGAACTACTGGAACGGTCTGTACCGGGTCATTGCCAATGCCAATCAGGTAATCGAGAAAGTGCCGGGCATTACGCCGATGGATGCCGCTCAGAAAACTAAAATCATTGGTGAAGCTCGATTCTTACGGGCTTCGGCCTACTTTACAGCGGTACGCTTATGGGGCAATATTCCCCTGATTACCAAGCCTCAAACGGCTGCCTCGGACGATTTCTTACCCGCGCGGGCAGCACAGGAAGACGTATACAAAGTAATTGTCGACGACTTACTGGTGGCTGAAGCGGCTGGCTTAGCCTGGATGGATGCAAGTGGTCGGGTCAACCTGGCTGCAGTGAAAACCCAGCTCGCCAAGGTCTACCTCACCATGGCCGGGTTCCCCCTCAGCAAAGGTGCTTCGCATTACAAACTGGCGGCTGATAAGGCACTGGAGGTCATCACCTACGCCAATGCCAACCCATCGACAATCAACCTGTTCACTACGTATGATGACGTTCACCGGGAAAGCACCGAAAACCGTGTCGAGCACCTCTTCATGCTTCAGTACAACACGACTGTAGCGGGTAACCCCATGGACAACTTCTTCCCGAACTTTAAACCCGTTACTTACAACGGGCCGGGTGGAACGGGAAGCTCCGTGCCCACGGCAGCCTTCTACAACTCCTACGAGCCAGGTGATCTGCGGACAAAGGATCAGGCGGGGTATTTCTACACCACCTACTTCACGAACGGCAACGGAGCGCCTTTTGCGCTGGGTGCCCCCTACGTCTTCAAACACTTCAACCGGACGGCCAATGGTACGGCTGGGGTAGCTGGCTCGCGGCAGAACAACCTGAACGTACCCCAAATCCGCTTCGCCGAAACGCTGCTGATCTACGCCGAAGCGCAGAACGAAGTGGGCAGTCCTACCCAGGCGGCTTATGATGCGTTCAAGCGGATTCGGGATCGGGCCACGCTGACCACCCCGGCCCTGGGCGCCTATACGCAGGCCACTTTTCGGGAAGCCGTCTGGAGGGAGCGCTGGCGGGAACTGTGCTACGAGCAAATCACCTGGTTCGATATGGTACGCTTGCGGAAAGTGTATAACGAGAAAACCAATGGATTCGACAATTTCGTGGGCCACATAAACCTGAGTTCCAACCAGGCGTTGCAGGAAAAACACCTGCTGCTTCCGCTGCCTAAGCAGGAACTGCTGAACAACCCCAACCTGAAAACACAGAATCCAGGTTACCCGGGCGTTTAA